The following proteins come from a genomic window of Deltaproteobacteria bacterium IMCC39524:
- a CDS encoding peptidylprolyl isomerase produces MMKKIILMILTASLLFTAPVLAFEVVVIETNHGDITVELDNEKAPISVANFLAYAESNHYDGTIFHRVIKDFMIQGGNFTPDMSPKKTLAQIKNEAGNGLRNLRGTIAMARTGVVDSATSQFFINLKDNDFLDHKDTSVRGYGYAVFGKVIKGMDVVDKIGTTKTHTFKRFRDVPAEPVVIKSVKRVAK; encoded by the coding sequence ATGATGAAAAAAATAATCTTGATGATTCTTACCGCCAGTCTTTTATTTACCGCACCTGTGCTCGCTTTCGAGGTTGTTGTAATAGAAACCAATCATGGCGATATAACTGTTGAGCTGGATAACGAAAAAGCGCCTATTTCAGTAGCAAACTTTTTGGCCTATGCTGAAAGCAACCATTATGATGGTACGATCTTTCACCGGGTCATTAAGGATTTTATGATTCAGGGCGGAAACTTTACCCCTGATATGTCGCCCAAAAAGACTCTCGCTCAGATCAAGAACGAAGCAGGCAATGGTTTGCGCAACCTGCGTGGCACGATCGCTATGGCTCGCACCGGCGTCGTCGACAGTGCGACCAGCCAGTTCTTCATCAACCTCAAGGATAATGATTTTCTCGATCATAAGGACACCTCTGTCAGGGGGTACGGCTACGCCGTGTTCGGCAAGGTCATCAAGGGCATGGATGTGGTTGACAAGATCGGTACGACCAAAACCCACACGTTTAAACGTTTCCGTGATGTTCCCGCCGAACCGGTTGTTATCAAGAGCGTCAAACGTGTAGCAAAGTAA
- the nth gene encoding endonuclease III → MKTRRISKVHALHTLDRLEASYPDAHCALLHDNPWQLLIATILSAQCTDVRVNMVTPVLFNRFPDPLSLAQAELGDVEELIRSTGFFRNKAKSLIGCSRALVEEHQGKVPQEMSALVALPGVGRKTANVVLGNAFATPGMVVDTHVGRIAGRLGWVTVRTAEGIEEQLCKLLPKERWTQAAHVLIFHGRQCCRAQTAWCSNCPVVDRCPQVGVGRQK, encoded by the coding sequence ATGAAAACCCGCCGCATAAGCAAAGTTCATGCATTGCACACCCTGGATCGTCTTGAAGCAAGCTATCCGGACGCTCATTGTGCTCTCTTGCATGACAACCCATGGCAACTTCTGATAGCGACAATCCTCTCGGCACAGTGTACAGATGTGAGGGTTAACATGGTGACACCGGTTCTTTTCAATCGCTTTCCAGATCCTTTGAGTCTGGCGCAGGCAGAGCTTGGTGACGTTGAGGAGTTAATCCGCTCGACCGGGTTCTTTCGCAACAAGGCAAAGAGTCTGATCGGATGTTCGAGGGCGCTGGTTGAAGAACATCAGGGGAAGGTTCCGCAAGAGATGTCCGCTCTGGTTGCCTTGCCCGGGGTTGGCCGTAAAACCGCCAACGTGGTTTTGGGCAATGCCTTTGCTACGCCTGGGATGGTGGTGGATACCCACGTCGGTCGAATCGCCGGGCGCCTGGGATGGGTTACGGTGCGCACCGCAGAAGGCATTGAAGAGCAGCTCTGCAAGTTGCTGCCGAAAGAGCGTTGGACGCAAGCTGCACATGTCTTGATCTTTCATGGTCGGCAATGTTGTCGGGCGCAGACTGCCTGGTGTTCAAATTGTCCGGTTGTGGATCGGTGTCCGCAGGTTGGGGTTGGGCGGCAGAAGTAG
- a CDS encoding PBP1A family penicillin-binding protein encodes MPKQKEKQKKSLLTILTRTLLTLGLLGLLLAILIPVGAYLYISKSLPKVDTLADYRPPIITRVLSDDGSVIAELFEERRIIAPVSKMPKQLVQAFVAAEDANFFKHQGIDIVSIIRAAIKNIKAGGIVQGGSTITQQVAKSLLLTPERKFKRKFKEAILAYRMEKRLSKEEILYLYLNQIYLGHGAHGVQAAAENYFDKDVENLTLAECSILAGLPKAPSRYSPYRHYERAKDRQVYVLGRMVSEGFITQEEADQAAAQELVIRPRINQHLTNAAYFTEQVRRYLEDTYGEEQLYRGGLEVQTSMNLQMQLAAQASVQANLRDHDKRRGYRGPLAVLTPEEEGLFLSEQVASFAEKTPQVDDFIEAVVSGSDKKSLHLRFADREGRILLKESEWAGPIQQVKRTEAESGNANEQATRLPLGSRIQVRVLNIPTEDPWQLSLEQEPQAQGALLAMDPHTGQIKVMVGGYDFRTSQFNRVLQARRLPGSAMKPLIYASALDKGYTPATVILDTPLIYKERLESGEIKEWKPKNYSKRFYGPVPLRTALAKSYNVITIKILEDIGVRYAANYARKLGIESDLAEDLTLGLGSSALTPMELARSYSVLANGGVRVAPTYINKVLDRDGKVIESNDPADFPAGPMSGQKLIGQSRNRVISPETAYLTTNLLESVVQNGTGWRARSLKRPTAGKTGTTNDLKDAWFIGYVNQLLAVSWVGYDLERPLGKQETGSKAAAPAWVAFMLEATKDMPVEHFPVPDSILFRPIDPLTGLLAPEDSQDIVIEAFAPNTAPVRYALDEKTPEAKDFFRLDMDEL; translated from the coding sequence ATGCCAAAACAGAAAGAGAAACAAAAAAAATCATTGCTTACCATACTGACCCGAACCCTGTTGACCCTGGGTCTGCTTGGCCTGCTGCTCGCCATTTTGATTCCGGTAGGCGCTTACCTCTACATCTCCAAGTCTTTGCCCAAGGTCGATACCCTTGCAGACTATCGCCCGCCAATTATCACCCGTGTGCTCAGCGACGATGGCTCGGTTATTGCCGAACTGTTCGAGGAGCGCAGGATCATCGCGCCAGTGTCAAAGATGCCGAAACAACTCGTTCAGGCCTTTGTTGCGGCGGAAGATGCAAACTTCTTCAAACACCAGGGCATCGACATTGTTTCGATTATCCGGGCAGCGATCAAGAATATTAAAGCGGGCGGCATTGTTCAGGGCGGCAGCACGATCACCCAGCAGGTTGCGAAAAGTCTTTTACTGACCCCGGAGCGCAAATTCAAGCGCAAGTTTAAAGAGGCCATTCTTGCTTATCGCATGGAAAAGCGTCTCTCCAAGGAAGAAATTCTCTACCTCTACCTCAACCAGATCTATCTCGGTCATGGTGCCCACGGCGTGCAGGCTGCTGCCGAGAACTATTTCGACAAAGATGTCGAGAACCTGACTCTCGCCGAGTGCAGTATTCTCGCTGGCTTACCGAAAGCTCCCAGTCGCTATTCCCCTTACCGTCATTATGAGCGCGCCAAGGATCGGCAAGTTTACGTTCTAGGCCGCATGGTCAGCGAGGGCTTCATCACCCAGGAAGAAGCGGATCAGGCTGCGGCACAAGAGCTCGTCATTCGCCCGCGCATCAATCAACACCTGACCAACGCGGCTTATTTCACCGAACAGGTTCGGCGCTACCTTGAAGACACCTACGGTGAAGAACAGCTCTACCGTGGCGGCCTCGAAGTACAGACCAGTATGAACCTGCAGATGCAGCTTGCCGCCCAGGCGTCGGTGCAAGCCAACCTGCGTGATCATGACAAACGCCGGGGCTACCGCGGCCCACTTGCTGTTTTGACTCCTGAAGAAGAAGGGCTCTTCCTGAGTGAACAGGTTGCATCCTTTGCTGAAAAGACACCGCAGGTTGATGATTTCATCGAGGCCGTCGTCAGTGGTTCTGACAAAAAGAGTTTGCACCTCCGCTTTGCCGACCGGGAAGGGCGCATCTTGCTCAAGGAAAGCGAATGGGCCGGCCCGATCCAGCAGGTCAAACGCACCGAAGCAGAAAGCGGCAACGCCAATGAGCAAGCAACCCGCCTGCCGCTTGGTTCCAGGATCCAGGTGCGTGTCCTCAATATCCCGACAGAAGACCCCTGGCAGCTGAGTCTTGAGCAGGAGCCGCAAGCCCAGGGCGCTTTGCTGGCCATGGATCCTCACACAGGACAGATCAAGGTCATGGTCGGTGGTTACGACTTCCGCACCAGTCAGTTCAACCGGGTTCTCCAGGCCCGACGCCTGCCCGGTTCAGCGATGAAGCCCCTGATCTACGCATCGGCCCTCGACAAAGGCTATACGCCGGCCACTGTGATTCTCGATACTCCCTTGATCTACAAAGAACGCCTGGAGAGTGGTGAAATCAAGGAATGGAAGCCGAAGAATTACTCCAAGCGCTTCTACGGACCGGTTCCTCTGCGAACCGCTTTGGCCAAGTCTTACAACGTCATCACCATTAAAATCCTTGAGGATATCGGCGTCCGCTACGCGGCCAACTACGCCCGCAAACTCGGCATTGAATCGGATCTTGCCGAAGACTTGACCCTTGGTCTTGGCTCTTCGGCGTTAACCCCGATGGAACTGGCACGCAGCTACTCGGTGCTCGCCAACGGTGGTGTGCGCGTTGCGCCGACCTACATCAACAAGGTTCTCGATCGTGATGGCAAGGTGATTGAATCGAACGACCCGGCAGACTTCCCGGCTGGACCTATGAGTGGTCAGAAGCTGATCGGCCAATCCCGCAACCGCGTTATCAGCCCAGAAACAGCCTACCTGACCACCAACCTCCTTGAGAGCGTCGTGCAAAATGGCACGGGTTGGCGTGCCAGAAGCTTGAAACGCCCCACTGCCGGCAAAACCGGCACCACAAACGATCTCAAGGATGCCTGGTTCATCGGCTACGTCAATCAGCTGCTTGCCGTCTCCTGGGTCGGTTACGACTTGGAACGTCCTCTCGGCAAGCAAGAAACCGGCTCCAAGGCAGCGGCTCCCGCCTGGGTTGCATTCATGCTCGAGGCAACCAAGGATATGCCGGTTGAACATTTTCCTGTCCCGGACAGCATCCTATTTCGGCCCATTGATCCACTCACTGGTCTACTTGCGCCCGAAGACAGCCAGGACATCGTAATTGAGGCTTTTGCGCCCAATACCGCTCCGGTTCGTTATGCACTCGATGAGAAGACACCTGAGGCAAAGGACTTTTTCCGACTGGATATGGATGAGCTTTAA
- the pyk gene encoding pyruvate kinase, with translation MPVIAFRRNKIVATVGPASCSKEMLLALMEAGADVFRLNFSHGQHDALTETVALIRQISRNRRRAVAILGDLQGPKIRTGMMRGDVMTLTSGERVVITTADVLGEDGVIPTTYKSLPQDVSDGDRILLDDGLLELQVEKISGEQVHCRVLVGGQLKNRKGMNLPGVAVSAPALTEKDLADLEFCIEQELDYLALSFVRTAAEVIELKKLLAQRQASIQVIAKIEKPEAVEAFTEILAAADGIMVARGDLGVEINSEKVPLIQKHIIRQCNLAGKPVITATQMLESMVNNPRPTRAETSDVANAILDGTDAVMLSAETASGDYPCEAVEMMVRVAVDVERDPQLKEQFFHPLSEQSSTPSLTESIGQAACRVAENVGAAAILAFTQTGSTAALVAKYRPPMPVYAVTPTLAVRRRMALYAGVRSIRVDIEGDTEAQIRSVDAAVLEAGVLSKGDIVVITMGSPLSDPGTTNLLKVHQLGS, from the coding sequence TTGCCTGTCATAGCTTTTCGTCGAAACAAAATAGTCGCCACGGTTGGTCCGGCCAGTTGCAGTAAAGAGATGTTGCTGGCTCTGATGGAGGCGGGCGCCGATGTCTTCCGCCTTAACTTTTCTCACGGCCAGCATGATGCTTTAACCGAAACGGTGGCCCTGATCCGGCAGATCTCGCGGAATCGCAGGCGCGCTGTTGCCATTCTCGGTGACCTGCAGGGGCCAAAAATTCGTACCGGTATGATGCGCGGCGATGTCATGACCCTGACCAGTGGTGAAAGAGTGGTAATTACCACGGCCGATGTGTTGGGTGAGGATGGTGTTATCCCAACCACTTACAAGTCACTACCGCAGGATGTGAGTGATGGCGACAGAATCCTCCTGGATGACGGCCTTTTGGAGCTTCAGGTTGAAAAAATCAGCGGCGAACAAGTGCATTGCCGTGTGCTTGTGGGAGGGCAGCTGAAGAATCGCAAAGGCATGAACCTGCCGGGCGTGGCCGTCTCTGCACCCGCTCTGACCGAAAAAGATCTGGCCGACCTTGAGTTTTGTATAGAGCAGGAGCTTGACTATCTGGCGCTCTCTTTTGTGCGTACGGCGGCAGAAGTCATCGAGCTCAAAAAACTCCTCGCACAAAGACAGGCGTCGATCCAGGTCATCGCCAAGATTGAGAAACCGGAAGCGGTGGAAGCTTTTACTGAAATCCTCGCAGCGGCCGACGGTATCATGGTGGCGCGCGGTGATCTGGGTGTGGAGATCAACTCGGAAAAAGTTCCCCTGATCCAGAAGCATATCATCCGGCAGTGTAACCTGGCCGGTAAGCCGGTCATCACGGCAACCCAGATGCTGGAGAGCATGGTCAATAACCCGCGACCGACCCGCGCCGAGACGTCCGATGTTGCCAACGCGATCCTCGATGGTACCGACGCGGTCATGTTGTCAGCGGAAACAGCTTCGGGAGATTATCCCTGTGAAGCGGTGGAGATGATGGTGCGGGTTGCCGTCGATGTTGAGCGAGACCCGCAGCTCAAAGAACAGTTTTTTCATCCCCTGTCAGAACAGAGCAGCACACCTAGCCTCACCGAATCAATTGGCCAGGCCGCCTGTCGGGTGGCTGAAAACGTCGGTGCCGCGGCCATTCTGGCTTTCACCCAGACCGGCAGTACGGCCGCCCTGGTCGCCAAGTATCGGCCGCCCATGCCGGTCTATGCTGTGACCCCGACCCTGGCGGTTCGTCGACGCATGGCCCTCTATGCAGGAGTGCGCTCTATCCGTGTTGATATCGAAGGGGACACGGAAGCGCAGATTCGCTCGGTGGATGCGGCGGTTCTGGAAGCTGGAGTTCTTAGCAAGGGAGATATCGTGGTGATTACCATGGGCAGCCCGCTTTCTGATCCCGGCACCACCAACCTGCTCAAGGTTCACCAGCTTGGCAGTTGA
- the queC gene encoding 7-cyano-7-deazaguanine synthase QueC, with protein sequence MNKKAVVLYSGGLDSTTCMAIAKADGFEPYAMSFAYGQRHTIELEKAREYAAKIGAVKHQVVEIDLRQFGGSALTADLDVPKDQSSTDDIPITYVPARNTIFLSFALGWAEVLGASDIYVGVNALDYSGYPDCRPEFISAFENMANLATRAGIEGDQPYTIHSPLIQLSKAEIIRTGLDLGVDYGLTHSCYDPTPAGISCGRCDSCFLRLKGFREAGLEDPIDYVTRGA encoded by the coding sequence ATGAATAAAAAAGCAGTGGTTCTTTATAGCGGCGGTCTTGATTCAACGACCTGTATGGCGATCGCCAAAGCGGATGGTTTTGAGCCCTACGCGATGAGTTTCGCTTATGGCCAACGACACACCATCGAGCTGGAGAAAGCTCGTGAGTATGCAGCAAAGATCGGTGCCGTAAAACACCAGGTGGTGGAGATCGATCTGCGCCAGTTCGGCGGGAGCGCTTTGACCGCTGATCTTGATGTGCCAAAAGATCAGAGCTCAACAGACGATATTCCCATCACCTATGTCCCGGCGAGGAACACGATCTTTCTCAGCTTTGCGCTGGGTTGGGCGGAAGTCCTCGGTGCCAGTGATATCTATGTCGGCGTTAACGCTCTGGATTATTCCGGTTATCCGGATTGTCGCCCTGAATTTATCAGCGCGTTTGAAAATATGGCCAACCTTGCCACCCGGGCAGGTATCGAGGGCGATCAGCCCTACACCATACATTCGCCTTTGATCCAACTCAGCAAGGCGGAAATTATTCGCACCGGTCTGGACCTCGGCGTTGACTATGGCTTGACCCACTCCTGTTATGATCCGACTCCGGCAGGAATTTCCTGCGGACGCTGCGATTCCTGTTTTTTGCGCTTGAAAGGCTTTCGCGAGGCGGGCTTGGAAGATCCGATTGATTATGTGACGCGGGGCGCGTAG